The genomic stretch TATCGGAAGACTTTGCCAGAGAGTTCCggaatgaaaaataattttgcaaGAAAAGTGAAAATTTTGACGAATTAACTATTTTTTTCATACCGGAACACTTTCAAAAAGTGCTCCGTTATGACAATTTCTTTACCgaaatactttcaaaaagtgttccgGTTTACATGCGTAGGGGTGcaattttctgatttttttataaatagtaaaaTTGAAATGATAAAATGGTTAGAAATATTAAAGggtaaaattgatattttttttaaaaattgtagggTATAATAGTGCTAATTGTAGGGGCACAAAGTTAAATTTTCAATAAAGGGAAAAACCAAAGAAACAAACCTCAAACAAAAGACAAAGACACCAAATCAAACATCAAACGAGTAGGCAGCGTATACACAAAGACACTAATCTAAGCACACTCACTCTATCCCAACCATCTTCAATATGTTTCAGACCATTCTCAAACGACTCATTGTTTCTTGGGTTTCATATCTAAGCGCATTCACTCTATCCCAACCATTTTCAAGGTTTCTTTGGTAACATCTTTCTCAATGCTCAGAGCTTCTTGAGCTTTATTTGGAGTATCTTCCTTATCCTTCATAGCTTCTCAGACTTTGGCAAGAGCTTTATTAGCCATTGAGAGAGCATTATCTTTAGCCACCAAAATTTCTTGAAGCTTTTTGAGGGCAACCTCTTTATCGCCAATATATTTTCTTTGCTTTCTAGTAAGGTCATAAAACTCAATCATTTTTTCCTTTAACTCAGAAAGAGTGAACAACTTATTGGAATGCTCATCATAGTTGGCTTGCATCTCATAGTATTCCTTGGTCAACTTCTTGGTCGTGTCGAGATCTTTGAAGGCCTTCGATCTATTTGAGTTGGCAGTCTCCAATCCCTTTATTTAAATGTTCCACTCCTTGCATAGCTTCCCCAAGGCCAATACTTCATCCTTATCAACAACTATCAAAGAATTGATATTAACAAGTCTTTTCATGTGATAAAGTGTCTCCACAATCATTTCATAGGTAGCCGTCCTATTCAACTTGGTCAAATATTTAGATTCAAATTCAGGGACGAAGTGCTTAAAATCCCTCATAGCCTGGTGCCTTTTGTTCACGAAGGCGAGAGGAAGCTAGAAATGGGTGAGtgcttatgaaaaacataaacaatCATTTCCCATAGAACTAGTTTATCTAGGGAAACCACCTTTGTATCAACCAATCTTTAGAGCCTTGTTTGACCTCGTCCTATGACCCAATTCACTTGAGGACATTCAAGCATTAGCTTTCTTATCAATAGGCTTGGAAACCACCTTTGTATCAACCTTTTTAACTCCATCAACCTTATTCCTAGAATTCACCTTTTTCGATCCACGTCCCTTCTTCTTGGTATCTTCTTCCTTTACACTAGCATCCATATCCATTGGGACCTCTATTCTAAGGTGTCTCTAGCAATAATGCCACCAGACGTTACAAGTACCACATACGGGGACAAAGTGGATGTTTATCCCTTCTTCGTGATCATTACCATATTTAGTTTATCCATACCATCTACAAGAAATTAGGAATGTATTTCATCACAAaataatagcaaaaaaaaaatagaaaaataaaacaacaaggATAGAGGATGGAAACACTTATCACCAAAAATTTcgttattttgatttttgttgcTCGCTTTGAGCAAAAGGCAAATGTTAACATATTAAGGTTTCTTTTTGGGTGGGTTAGCACCCTCATGATCAACTTCCCTTGTACATTTTAAGGCGCCCTAGAACCTCAAAAGGGTTCGCTTAAAGCTATATTACTCTTAGGAGAGGTTGACCTTTTTGTAAATTTATGTCCTTGGGCCATGAATAAAGTGGTTATGAGACCACCATTTCTTGAACTTGTCTTCGTACTTAGGTTGCGAAAGGGGAGTGTGGTGCTCTATAGATCCGCCTACCTCTCTCTCCAAAATCATATGAATTTTGAAAGAATTACCTTCATACATCGTGGATTCAAAATTATTTCAATCCTTATCTACATGGCACCCTATCTTCTTCATCAAGTGCCCCTGTTGGAATCTCGCAGTGAGTTTTATGTGCAGTAAGGTTAATGGGATGACTAAGGGTGTTCGCGGCGTGGTTTGGGcagttttgacataaaaatatccgaaccgcaagagaaaaaagtgtgcggttttgttgacttttagaaataaaactgaaccaaaccaaaccaatgcggtttggattggttcggttagttcgtttttttttacaaaaatatattgagccatacatacacatattgatgacaacataactttgtatttagtcatttatgtgttatcaaataacaacaaaattcatgatatttggataacaactttccatttattatacaaaaataatattagataaaaatggaataaaaaacataaaatagtagcataacataatatcaaaagcattataatgaaatagaaaaaaatgtggaaatgaaatattagagaagttgaaaaagaaagagcagaagagATGCGATTAGATAAGAAGAGGAAATTTAATAACGTAATTGAAAGAGAGAAcagtataataaaaataataagatgaaaaagaaagaacataagagatgaaagactagaaaaTAATATGAGAAGAAAGTGCAATACCActaggagagatttgagaagacttaaattgAAACCTTAAGtatgaggaagagaaaatcattcaTAATCCTAAggctaaggcataataggtttgagtttgggttggatataagttaattgaaatTAGGGGgcttgtaacataatgcggtttgattcggtttgtaaaatacaaaccgcaaaccaaattgAACCGCgcaatttgttaaaaaatggcccaaacacatccgaaccaaatgtAATTTTTTgctgtttcagtttggtttggtttggttttgtggTTTTCTATTGGACcggtttgattttgaacacccctagggGCGACGAAGTAATATTTATTCTTAAAGTTTTTGATGTTATCCATGTACACTTCAACAAAATTTATGACCTTGCTTCAAGGATATCAATATTTAAGGATGGCCTAGACTAGTAAACCTCGTCAATACGTAGAACATATGACAGAACAaatccaatgtatgcaagttgtTCTTGTACCCATACTGGTACTAAAAAACCTTCATATACACCAAACTTATGGGACGCAGTTGTGAAGGAAATTTTTTGAGATGATTAAGAACTTCAACTTTAAAGTTATTGACAGGAAGATTGACCCTCATTCGAGAGAACAAACACTTAAACATGGGAAATCTGCACATACTAAACCGACTATAGATGTACTTATCATTTATGAGGAGGGTCACCTATCAGTATGATGACAATCCCGCCTATTTTTATGGAAGTTCCATTATATATTTCTTGGAATCTCCTAAAATATTGGTCTGCATCTTGATTTCTATTGACCAATCCTACCTCTGAACCATCTTAACATATGTTTGCTTCGACTACTCTGGGTATGGGCTGTTTGACGGGTTGAGGCATAACTTGTTGCCCTTGATTATTAAGAATCCCTTCATTGTTTGGTAGTCCTAAATTTTGAACTAGCCTAACATTTTGGATTTGAGGGATAGGTCAAATAGGCGCTTGGGGAGCACAAAACAAATCACCAATTCGACCCATTTGATGGGCCAATTGTTGGTAGCTATGATTTGTGTTTTGGATCGACGGATTAAACATAATACCAATCTATTGTATAAGCATATTCACCGTATCATGGTTAGTTTCATCCATTTGCCGTCTCACAGACACGAGGGAACTAGTGGTTAAGGGTGGCATAACTTGAGGGATATAGCCTAAACCTCCTTGTGGTTGTACCATTCGACTAGGGTTGCTTATAGCAGATCCTGACGCTAAGTATGAATTAAGAGGCGACACAATAGACATTGTATTATCTGCATATGCCGATGTATTAGTTTGTAGGTCTACCATCATTATAGTTGGCATGCCATAATGATATTCACTACTACCAAGGTAGCGTAAATATTGGGATAAAAGGGTCTCCTATAATCGTTTGTGTGGCCCTGGAGTAGTTGGAATACTCGCTGAATGTGGTAGGTAAACCGCCACTTCTGGTAATATCGTCGAAATTGACATTTGGCTTATATTAGTAGAGGTTATTCTAACGCTTGTTGAAGTTCCTGCATTTCCCACAATCAATTCGATTAATTGTTCTTCTATGTTTGGAGCATTGTTCTAGAGAGGGGGAGGCTTTTTCAACGTTGGACGAATCATCTCAGCAAGAGTTTTACCACTCCTCAGACGCATAAACACTCAACAATTGAAGACATTTCATGTAAGaagaataaaacaacaaaaaagacacAACACTTTTCTGCAGAAGTTAATTTTTTTTGCACAAATGGGTACCACAAGGTGTGTTAATTTGTTTATTGGTCTTTCCAGTAAATCAAATAATAAGTTTTAGGCATAATTACACTAGTGgtcctttaaattattttattgtaataagttggtcctttaagttttttttaataggttggtcctttaagttttttttgtaacaacttgATTCTTTAAAATTTTTTTGGTTGAATTAGGTTATAACTTTATAGTTTTTTGATGCTACTTTATGTATTTAGGATGCTAATAATATATGCATTTTGTTGCAACTttatgtattttggatttttgggtgattggtttaatcaaagacTGAAAAAAAGGGTAAAAAATGGTAAATGTGCACACATTTGTTAACTTAAAAGATCAAATTGTTACAAAAAAATCTTAAGGGACCAACttattacaataaaataacttaaaggatccCTAGTATAATTATGCTTAAGTTTTAGTTCACTTAAGGAAGTAAACTCGAAAAAATTCTATGGAcaacttgtgcaaattattttgaaGAAACGTGTTTGTGCTTGAGTGTTGATGTTTGAATATAGAGAAATTGGATAGAAATTCTAATATGAACAATATATGATTGTTCAATGGGACAAAATAAACAAAGACTAAAAATAAAAGTAAGATAGAATGATTTGATTAAAGAATTACAAAAGGGATGCAGATTCATACATGTTTCCTCACAAACTATTTTCTCTCTGTGACTTGGATACTCGAGTTCTATAAGGATTAATGATAAAATTTGCGAACCTTGATTACATGAATGAAATCAACTTATATACTAAATATCAATAAGCGTCGATAACAGTTACCACTCTAGAACTCGACATGTATCTTATCACGTGGATCTATGTTCTCTCCTCTGCTTTCGCGTGTCCTTAGTCTTTGAACTGCTTCTAAATGGCTACCCAAGTCTATAACTGCTCTTAAATCTCTTAACTGCTTCCGTCGAGAACATTTTCAAGTCTTCTAAATACCCATGCCGAGTACGTCAAGTCATTACAAACCTTTTTCGAGATTCTGGACATATTTTGAAGAAAGAGTGATTCTAATCTTGTGGATCTTTTCCTAAGACTCCTCCAAACCAAACTTAGTGGATTTCTAGGTCATATAATCCTTGGACTCAAGAATAGGCTAAGTCTCACGACACCTGGTAAGCGAGTTGAACTCAACACCTTAAACAAAATGATCAATATGTCGAAATTTTAATCTTGTAATCTCGTATTTAACATTTTCACTCTTTTCTTACACTTTTTATGTCGATAATTGAAGTTCAAATTTTCATGCTAAAAATGGTCCAATAAATTAATgtcatatattaaaataatcatgttaaaattttaaaaaaatcaaattcaaaccattttcttccaacaattAACACAAAAATCCTATAATTGGATGAACTAAAAATACTGTTTTGTCCTTTTCCTGGTATTCTTTGGCGTGTGTGTGTAAACCCAAAAGTTGTTCGAATAAAGAAAGTATTGCATATTAGACGGGACATGCTTTAAAAAAAACATGCCTTCGCTGCTAAGCATATATATGCATTCAGAGTTTAATCCCCTTTTAGTAACTTACTCCATAATTGTAGCACTAAAAGCATGAACATTGCATATCAACACTAATTTGATCCCAATTCAATCTCAAAAGTAAAACCCATCATGAAAAGAAGATGCATTATTAAAGTCATTCATATGATTTTTCATTATAGCTATGTTACTTAAACAGTCTTAAACATCTTATGCGACACTTTATAGCTCTTTAtatatcttattttttttatcttacatatattataaaataaaaaagataagaaACATAAAAGAGAGGACATATAAATTCGCAAAGTTCCAGATAAATTCTTTGTTAAGAATCTAATGTAAATGAAAAGCAAAAAAGTGCTCTCACACTTTAATTCACACTTTCTTTTTGTCGCTACAAGCAATTCTCTAGTGACTTTTCCAcccaaaataaaaacaaagaaaccaaCAAACTCAGCATTTAAATAATAACATTTGATCAACAACATTATTGTCATAACATCTTAAAACAATGGCATTCAGAAGCAATGAGATGCTGCTAGTGCTAAGCATGTTCTTTGTTGTAGTGTCTCTGTGGGGTGTCACCGTGGCACAAACGGACTCAAGTTGCACCAATGTGTTCATAAGTCTTTCTCCATGCCTTGACTACATCACCGAACAAACTTCCAGTCCTTCCTCCGGTTGTTGCTCACAGCTTGCTTCTGTTATGGGGTCACAGCCACAGTGTCTATGCGAGGTTGTTAACGGCGGTGCTGCTTCGTCTATTGCTGCCAGTTTTAACATCAATCAAACTCGCGCTTTGGCTCTTCCAACTGCTTGTAATATCCAAACACCTCCTATCAACACTTGCAACGGTACGAGTTATTAAATATATCTGTTTATCTGTCTATCTGTATGTCTGTTTCTCGAAAACTTAATTCCTTATTGTAATTTCAGGctcagcttcttcttcttctcctccggCAGGTGTTTCTATTTCCAACATTCCGAATTCTCCTTCAGGTatcaaattaaaaacaaattcttaaaaacttgaacaaaAAGTTTTCTTGCTGAATAGATGTAATCAATTTGATGCTATTTTGGTATAGGGAGTTTTTCATCAACTACTGGAACAACTGGAAGTATTCGAGGCTCATCGTCGTCTTATAGAACATCATCAAGTTCTGGAAAATTACAATGTTCTTTGCTTGTTCTGGTTATCTTTGCAAAGTTCACATTCATATTCATGACCACTACTTAGGTTGCATCGTGCATGTTTTTGTAAACCTTATTAGTATTGTCTAAATTCTACTTATTTTAAGTACACCCTTTGTTTTTCTCCCTAACACATTAACCAAGTCATATGATAAAAGTCACACtagttatgtttttttttgtgtaagaaaGATATATTAGATGGaaaactaagggttctcaaaatCTGTTACACAAGATAACGAGATAAACTCGACAAAAAAGCATTACAAAACCTGTTACACTAGTTATGTAATTAGAAATCAGAAAACATGTATGCTTGAATTAAATTCAAAGGTTAGCAGCTTTAGAAACTCAATGGCTGGCCTATGTTATCTCATTAGTAAAATCATAAAACTTCTTCATGTTAGACCACAACCAACATGTGAAACAAGAAATCAATAAGCACAACACAGAGGTATGTTTCAGTTTTttggtaaaaataatttttgtagtgttaaatttttttaaagaaaaaattcaaaaaaaaaattagtttaaatatttattttaaaaatattatcttagatattttttttaatataaaaaaaatcatttcaaatagttttctataaaaatcatttttaaagataaaataagtGGACCCATAATCATGTTTAAAAATGCTATAAATTTTTTGTGAAATGACATTAgggagaaaaaaaagagaagcaaACCAGTCCAAGAAAATTCTTAAGCAGTCAACTTTTACGAGATCCACAATTTAGGGAACTTTTTAAATTTACAAACCATAGCCTACCTTTTAGGTTTTGTTTAACTTGATTGacaagataattttttttttttcggaATACATAAGTTTAGATGAGATAAGCCTCTACCTAAGTCTCTATGGTTTATTAAAGCATATCttaaaactcaaaaaatatttacaaagttaTCATATATTATCTATTTTTGAAATGGTGGTCGTGAACAAACATGTGAGTATCCCTTCTATATCTATGTGAATTTctgttaaatcttttttttttttttaatatgattcTTTATGACTGTTTACAGTGATTTCTGATAAACAACCGTTAGTCCTCTCAATtcttttgtatatttttggtAACATacatgatcgactagattgatcgtAGGACATGGTGGCTAAGTGATTTTGTCTTAGTGATTAAATTCATCTTTTTGACTATATTCTAAAAAAAGCACTCGAATTTACAATTGGTGTAAAGGCAATGGGATATGCAACAACAAAATTTAAAGAAAGACTTAAAGGATTTCGACTGTAAATATAAAAGACATAACTTGACGAAAAGTATGTAAATGACTTGCACTACTAAAACGAAAACAATATTAGAATGAcaatggtgttacacgtacattctcagcaaactctttctctcacacttgatacttgagcaattttGAGTAATTTTGTACAAAATCAACACACTTTTCAACATAAAAAGACTCTTATTTagactaattcgaccctaacggtcttttcctaacgaaatgccacgttgcttccATGCGTCCTTTTGGCTAAACGaattacttcgaaattcaaatattTCCACCCGAAGCCTTCGAAATGCGATCCCCGTGACTTATTTAAAATGCGTATACCCTTCGAAACATTTTgaaaaatatcttcaatccttGCTTTAAACATCTCGAAGACGTTCCAGTAGAAGCTTCAACtcaatacaaagaaaaaaactcATTCGAAGGGATTCTAAGAAATATCTTTGCATGACTCTCTCTTATTTTCTCTTCGAAACATACAGTCTAACAACTTTATTTTGGtcgtcgaaatctccagctaacaaattgcccccaataaatgtctaTTATGAATGAGATGCAGAAATAGGCATTTCTTGCCACTATAGATTTCGACTGCTTTAAGCTTTTGATCTTCCGAAACTTAATGGCGTCATTATAATTATGACGTTTCTTTTCAAACGTCTCATCAAGACGTGCGCCATCAAGGTAATCATTGCTCCCAATAAGTAGGAGTGAGGCTACAAACTGTGCAACCGCCTGGACAATCAATCAGCGTCGAACGCGTGTCCCACTAACTTTAAACcataaattttcataattttgagAGATTAACTTTCGTCCCTATAAATAGTGATCCTTGTCACTTTCAAAacctttcttcttgctttctcCAGAAAAATCTCCTAATGTCTTCTCTTCAAAAAATCTGTTCAAAGATTTTAAATTTTCTTCAACAAAAAACTCAACTACACCCTCTTTACTACGAAACATCATAACAAGGATAACGTTAATGTCTCCGATGAATAACACATCGCCTTCCTGGCGCTCTGGCTGTCGAGATGCGTATTCTGTTCAAGATCGCTACAAGTGGCGAAAAGATACCTTGCCATGGCGAATCAACTCAATTCTGGTAGGAAACTTGACCTAAGCCAGATGATTCTTGGGTATCTTTATGAGTGTCTTGGCGAATCTGCGGACCTTTTGAAAGCTTACAAAACTGGAACCCCCCTTTTATTCGCTGGACCCTTTTGGCTACTACAGTTGTGGTTAAATGCCACCTTCGAATCTGAATTACCAAAGAAATGTTTGGTTGAAGAAAATTAAGAAGCTATCAAGGACCGAACAATCGAAGGAACAAGACTGGCTTACTTGACCCCTCAGGATGAAGGAGGACAACTACCTGAAGCCTTTCGAGCTTATATGAagatgttcgctaaacgttatcaTTTTAGCCCTTCGATGGCTCCTTTTGCTGAAAGGAAGATAGGCCCataatggtttactcgagagttcCCTGCTCATCTGCCAGATCAGCAAGCTGAATCCACGACTATTTGGGAGGCATTCTTGACCCCTAAAATGTTATCTCATAGACTGAGGACTTCGAAGAGCCATTATGGTCTCTTGAGCTATCAACCTAATTTGGTTTCGAGACAGTTTAGCCTTATTCAAATCAAGCCAAAACCTATGTAAGAGAAGAAGAGCCATCTGTGCCTTCACTTTGTTTTCAACTGAAGAAAGCTTCGAATCCCGGACTGCTAGATATATTGGGATCACCTCTCTTACACCCATCTCCTTCAGAGTCTATTTCCACTGTACCCAAGAATTCTCTACACGGTGGTCCAGTTATTACAACAAAGAGATCTTTGATGTTCCTACTCTCTCgaaagaactaactgcagctttcgcTTCTACGCATGAGcgcttcaaaaaaggtacttcgacgCATATCAAGGAAATTCAAGCGTTTCAAAAATACTTCGAAATTTCCTACAGGCCAGGTGATCTTAGTCGAACCATTGGCGAAACAACTTTTACCTTACACGaaaatttttctaaaaaattggAGAGTCTGAAATTTCCTTCATATGTTCGTCCTGAACAACGTTATGAAATGGCTCTTAACATGTaccctccaaaattccctcgaCTGCCCAGTGCTGACTTaggtgtggctttaagtcctccaTTTCCAGACTGGTTCTTCTGTGGGAACTTTACAAAAATTATCCACGAAGAGTCCAAAAAACGCgtcgaacgagtggttccgactaagcataccctggatagtTTCCAACGACATCTTCATATTGGCCTAGAACACGTTTGTGTTCTAACTCCGATACCTGAAGGTGTGAAACGGGAGGATATTTCGATTTCACTCATCTTTTTTGTCTCTCTAGGGTTTATTATAcaaacttgttttatttttcctTGTTTGATTTCAGTTATTGATCGAAGGCAAACCATTAAAGATAAAGCAACTCATTGAATTCATTGAATTCATcataaggataattttcatttgtAGATTGACTCAGATCTTTTAATAAATTGCAATTAAAGATGAGAATATTTCAGGTTATCCTACATGGACCTATAACCTATCGTATTTAAGTTTGGTTTGGTCTTACATATTTAATAACAAGGTTAAGTTTATTTAaagtctatttaattaaatagactaGACCTATGCTATTAAAAAAAACCTATAAAATTTTATAGATCAGTCGATATATAcacatattttagaaaataagatACATAATAGTATACagactctgtttggtaagacatgctttcgagcttatagcttatgtcttgtgtcttataagctcatatgataatttagactcgtttggtaacggtcttttcatcacgagtttatagtttattttactaacttatagcttatttttcagacgctatttcaaatagcttttagcttatgtcttatagcttattactttttcttccttttttatccttattattttaattaaaatccatttttaacccttataatttattttaatttaaaataaaataattatatattaaatatcttttatgtcattttacatttataagttaattgaaccgttaattttatcaaacaattcaatgagcttataagctatcagtctcaaccatccgctataagctataagtcatcagtcatcagtcataagctagcTAATCAGTCAaccactatttttaccaaacagccACTCTCgatcgtagttgcgggggatcgaaccgtggtccttcctaccaagtttagggccaatcaccactgaaccaactaacgagATTTTGTTCAAACCAATAACAACAATCGAAGCCATTTCCATCTTCAACCACCTTATAAAGAAATTGTTATAAGAAGTGAAAGTAATCTGTTTAAATAAAATTGCACTCCTCAATAGATGACTGAATGTAATTTCTGAAGGAAAGTTGCACCCCTAAATAGATGACTAGTTAACTCATTTACATTTACGGAGAAAATCTAACTCCATGTATTTTAAATCTTTATAAAAAAATCCAACATAT from Vicia villosa cultivar HV-30 ecotype Madison, WI unplaced genomic scaffold, Vvil1.0 ctg.000010F_1_1, whole genome shotgun sequence encodes the following:
- the LOC131621595 gene encoding non-specific lipid transfer protein GPI-anchored 5-like, which encodes MAFRSNEMLLVLSMFFVVVSLWGVTVAQTDSSCTNVFISLSPCLDYITEQTSSPSSGCCSQLASVMGSQPQCLCEVVNGGAASSIAASFNINQTRALALPTACNIQTPPINTCNGSASSSSPPAGVSISNIPNSPSGSFSSTTGTTGSIRGSSSSYRTSSSSGKLQCSLLVLVIFAKFTFIFMTTT